GCTGGTAAGATCCTTTCGTTGCTTTGTGCCATAACCCACCACCACTACATCCTTCAGCATATCGGTGCCTGGTTTCAGGCTCACGATAACGGCATTATTGCCTTCGCTTTTCAGGATATACCCCGTGATGGTGCGGCTCTGGTATCCGACCGCAGAGAATTCAAAATTGTAGGTCCCTTTTACGGGCAGGTTCTCAAATGAGAACTTTCCCAGGGAATCGGCAAAAGTGGTGTAAGACCTTTCACCAGCAGAGCTTTTTGCAACGATGGAAGCAAAACCAATAGGGTCGCCCTTGCTATTGGTGACAATCCCGGTTACGGTAACTGTTGGGGGTTGCTGGGCAGTGGCAATGCCTGACGACAACAGGAAAGCAGTCAGCAGGACAGCCGTTAGTTTTAGTAGTTTAAACATATTGTATTCTTAGGCAAGTATGCTAATATGCCATACTACGTTTTCCGGGACAACTATCCCCTAATTACCCCGGAAAATTATTTCGATATATAGAATTTTTTGTCTGCGATCTTCTTTACTTCGAGATTATTGATAGCGGCAATATTGCGCAGTATCTTATCGATCGTTTGCGTTGTGTCTACAGAAATGAATATATTGATGGAAGATGATATTTCTGTAGGATAATCGATTTCCACATTGTAGCGTTCAGCAAGCTGGTCCAGCACCTTTTTCAGGTTTTGGTTCTGGAAATTGATATGACCGCTATTCTCGTCAGGTCCGGTTTCGATCTGTGAGGCTTTCGCATCCGCAGGTCTTGTGTTAACCGTTGTGCCCTTTTCCATTTCTGTTTTGGGAGATGATTTTGCTGCAGCGAGCCCCTCATTACGGAACTTCTCGAAGATCTCTTTCCTGATATTGAAGCTGATCTGATCCCCTGGTAACAAATAATTGGCGATGGTTTCATCCTTCACTTTTTTCACCACCACTTTGCCTTCATACAGCACAACAGAAATGGTCTTCGCATTGCCATCAACGCTGAACCTGGTACCCAGTGCAGTGGTAGCCACCTTGCCACAGAAAACAGTAAACTGCTTTTCTTTATCTTTTGCCACAGAGAATTCGGCTTTGCCGGTCAGGTAGATATGGCGATTGGATACATTATAATCACTGGCATACCTGATCTCGCTGCCTGCAGAAAGTGTAATAATGGAATGATCGGGAAGCGTGATCTGCTGAGCAGCAGCTGTACTGTTTTTCCTGATCGTTTCAGTAGTACTGTTTGCAGCCAGTTCAGTTTCTCCGGCAACTTTATTATCCTGGCTGATGTACCTGATCCCGAAAAATAAGAGGATCGCGGCAGCTGCGCCGAACAGTGAGATCAACATTGTTCTTTTCCTTTTTCCGCTACGGATGGATTCCTGTATGTTCCCATAAAGTTCCTCATCAACGGTTGTTGCGGGAACCGAAACATATTTCTCCCATTCCTCCTCGGGCAGGAATTCCTCCAGCACAGATGGATGCTGCCGCAGGTATTGCAATACCCCGGCTGCCTCATCCTCCGGACACTCGCCCCTCAGAAACTTCTCTATGAGTTTTTTATCGATCAACTTATAACAGTACTATATTGAATAATAAAGTTCCGCTCATGAATATCAAAACCGGGAAAAATGGCTTGATGAATTTCAATGCGAGATGGATATGGTTCTCTACGGTTTTGGTGGAAATGGAAAGCATTGAAGCAATTTCGCTGTAACTGTAACAGTTCAGCCTGCTCAGCCTGAATACACGCTGTCTTACGGGCGGCATCTGCCTGATCAGTAATTCCAGTTTTCGTAAAGTGTCGTTATAAGAAACGCTTTCAGTAACCAGCTCCCATTGCACCGGTCCTGATTGATGGAGCTCGGCTTTGCGAAGAGCCTTCTGTTTTCTCAGCTCATCGATCATGATGGTCCTTGCTATGCGGAATAAGACCGAAGACAATGAAATCTCTGCTTTTAAGCTATGACGGTATTTCCAGAGCTTGATGAATGTAAGCTGAACAACTTCTTTTGCTAATTCCGGGGACCTTGTTTTGTCGAAAATATACCTGTACAAGGGCTCCTGGAATAGCTCAAAAGCTCTGCGCAAAGCAGTTTCGTTGCTGGTTTTTAATCCATCAATTAATGACATAGCAATTGTTTAGCGAACCAAATCTAATGAAACAGGATTGTATTTCAGCAGGTCAATCGTTTGCGTAATCGTCTTTTCCATAAAAAAACAGCCTTCAGATCAAAAGACCTGAAGGCTTTTACGGGCGTCTGCCTCAATTGCTTTATTTGATCTTATTTTTCAGGAGACAGTACGAATATTTTCAAATTGCCTGTATTCAAATATTTTTTCGCAGCCTCTTTAAAACTCTGCGCGCTAACCGCTTCAATTTGCTTAGCCACTTCAGTGATCTCTTTAAGTTCCCTGCCCACCTGTAGTTTAGCACAGATCTGGCTCGTCCAGTATTCGTTTCGCTTGAGCTGAACTTCCAGGCTCTTTGCAAATTCCGCTTTGAATTTTGTCAATTCCCCGGGACTTGCGCCGTTGGTAACCAGCTTGTTCAATTCATCCTTTGCAGCCATCGTCAATTTTTCCACCATTGCAGGCGAGCAGGTAAAACCGATACGTAATTCATAGCGTTTGCTGTTATCCAGCATGCTCAATGAAATACCAGGCGAATACACTTCATGCTCTGTGCCACGAAGCCTTTCCGTCATTTTAAGCTGTACTATATCCCTGATGGCCGTCATATTTCCCACCAGGTTGACGTCATCCGTATATTTCCCATCCAGGATCATCGTTACGGTAGACCGGTCTGTTTTCCCTTTTTCGATTATTTTAGTAAACCCGCTTTCAGGATATGCATATTGAATGTAGTTGGTCCCTTCATTCCTGTTCAGCGAAGGAAGACCTGCCAGGTATTTCTGTACCATTGGCCTGATCGAATTGAGATCGAAGCTTCCTACCAGTACAAAAGTGAAATCTGAAAAATCAGCAAAGCGTTCCTTATAAATTTTAAGCGATATATCCGGATCGATCATATCAACTCTTTCTGCAAATGCAGCTCTTTTACGAAAGTGATGTCCGAACATGATAGCGTTGATGGAATCCGCATACACATTTGATGGCTTACTGTATCTTTTCATGGCCCTGTCTTTGGCTTCCCTGAGTACGCTGCCAACCAATTCCTTATCCAGCCTCGGTTGCGTGAAATAGAGATACATCAGTTGAAAAGAAGATTCCAGATCCTTCTTACTGGTGTTTGCATTCACCCCTTCATAATTTTCGCTGATAAAAGGATTTACCTGCATGATCTTGCCAGTCAACACCCTCGATAATGTTTTCAGGTCCAGGTCTCCAATACCGCCTCTCGATAAGATCCCTACAGCATCGATTGCCGACTGATAATCCTTATCCGGATAAAGGGAACTTCCCCCAGGGCTAAATGCCGAGATCAATATCTGATCATTTCTGAAAGTTGTTGGCTTGAGTACCACTTTTGCTCCATTGCTCAATTTCCAGGTAGTGATCCCCATTTCCTGGTCAGTTGTTTCAGAAACAATGCTCCCTCCTTTGGGTAACTCGTTCATCAGTTTCTTATTCACTTTCTTTTCTTCCTGAACCACCAGTTCCTCTTTTTCTACTTCTCCTGTCCATTTTTCCAGTTCTTCCACACCAGGAAGCTGATCCTGTTCATTCAGTGGCGCTATCACATAGAAATCCCGGTTCTTATTATTGTAAAACTTTTCAATGACGGCCTGTACTTCTTCCAGCCCGATATTCCTGATATGCAGGTTATAGAATTCATTGTAAAATTCAGCGGAAGGGTATGATAAATTCTTTAAAAAAGCATTGACATACACGGTTACATAATTTTGAGACGTCACCTTGCTCCGTTCACCAAACTGATAATCCCTTTTTTCAATAAAGGAAGCCTTCGCACGATCCAGTTCATGCTGGTTAAAGCCTGATTCTTTCACCTTACGGATCTCACGCATGATGGTCTTGAATCCTTTTTCGTATTCACCGGGGTTGACTGTTACATTCACTGAAGCCGATCCCAGGTCAGCAAATAAAGTCTCTATTTTTGCACTTGCACTCAGGAATGGCATTTCAGCCCCTCTCCGCAAATCATTACTACGGTTAGCCAGCATTGTATTGAACAGAGAAACGATCATGGAATTTCTCAGGTCCAGCTCGGACTTTATTTTGTCCCGGGCAGCATATTTATGCAGCACCTGAATGGTGGTATTGGTGATCTCTTCATCCAGAATTGTCTGGTAATGTTCCCGCTCAATCTGCGGTATCTTCACTTCCTCCGGTTGAGCGGTATTGCTATTCTTTTTCAGATCGCCGAAAATGGCAATGATCTTTTTTTCCATTTCCTCCGCATCAAAATCACCTACTGCAATGATGGACTGAAGATCGGGCCGGTACCAGTCATGATAGAATTTTTGCAGATCGGCAGCCTTTGCATTCTTCAATACGCTATCGATCCCGATGGGGGATCTTTCTGCATATTTAGCGCCATTCAACAGGTTGAACAGACTTTGTTCCCTGATACGTTGTTCCAGTCCCTGCCGCTGCCGTTTTTCAGCCAGGATAATGCCACGCTCCGAGTTCACGCCTGCTTCCGTAATCTCGATATGCTGCGCCCAATCTTTCAGGATGGCCAGGCCGGTGCCCAGCAAACTGCTGTCCTGCGTAGGAATCGGAAGCTGATACACGGTTTCATTATAACTCGTGTAAGCATTCAGGTCAGCTCCGAATTTGACGCCGGCCTTTTCCAGGAAATCAATCACATTATTTCCCGGAAAATTCTTTGTTCCGCGAAATGCCATATGCTCTAAAAAATGCGCCAGGCCACGCTGCGCATCCGTCTCATGAACAGAACCTATCTTATTCACAAGGTAAAGCACTGCCCTGTTCTCCGGGTTCCTGTTCTTACGGATATAATATCTTAAACCATTCGGCAGTTCACCGGCAACAACGGCAGAATCATTCGGCAATATCTTTTTGTCCAATCCTGTCAATGAAACTTTATCGTCTTTACAGGATACTAAATTGATGACCAAAAGTAACAACACTAAAATGCCAGCACTTCGTTTCAATAGAATATTCATAATGAAAAATAAAATGATTAACTATTTCGCAATTTCTTTGAAGGAAAGAGATCGAAGATCCCTTCCTGCCGGATGATCATCATACCATGGCGATCATCCGAAATTCCCTCCTGCAGCGTATAGGTATACCGGGTAGTATGAGCTTCCAGCAGAGAGGGCATATATTTATATTGGATCCCAACTGCTTCCTGTTGCAGCAGCGCTCCTACTTCAACAATATGGGTACTCAGAACAAACAGGCTCTGCTTATAATCCAGCATGGCTTTGGCCACGCCTGAAGTGGCGTCGAAGGCATCCTTTACATTGGTGCCCTTAAAGAGTTCATCAAAAATGATCAACAGCTTTTTGCCTGCCGCCACTTCAACAGCCACATCCTTTACGCGCAGTACTTCTGCGTAAAAATGGCTGTACCCCTTACTGATATTATCAGGTAGATTGATAGAAGAATAGAAACCATCATACACGGAGGTTTCCATTTCACTTGCAGGAACAGGAAACCCCATATGCGCCAGGTAAAAACAGATACCAATGGTTTTCATGAAGGTGGACTTCCCGGCCATATTGGCGCCGGTAAGGAACAGCAGGTTCTGTCTGGCATCCAGTTGCAGATCATTACCAATGGCCTTTTTCAAACCGGGATGATAAGCTCCCTTCAGCTTCAGCAACGCGTTCTGACCATGATGGATAACCGGAAAACTATAATTCTTTTCCTCTATCATTGCTGCGATGCCCAGGAAAAGGTCCAGCTCATAACAATCACGGAGCAGGGAATTGAACGCTTCATGGTTGCTGCCACGAAGAAAAGATTCATACTTACTTTGTTGTATAACCGATAAATTACCGGATGCAATACCCTTTTCAGGCAGCTCCAGCAATTTATTCTCCAGCAAAGGAAGATAGCGCCCGGTCAGGTTTTGAAGATAGGCGGAATCGATGCCTGCCAATGTTCCCTTAAACCAATCGCGGAGTTGCAGCAATGCCTTTAAACCATCTGTGAGCAGCGCATTCACATGCTCCTGTTCTTCTCGCATTCCGGCTATTGCTTTTGATTTTCTTTTGAAAACCTCGGTGAACAATCTGGCTTTGCTAACGGGTGCAAAGCTTGTGATGTATTGTTCCAGCGCCCCGAACTCCTGATCCCCGACTGGAAAAACAATCGCCTTTCCAACCAATGATTTGATATTCCACTGACGCTCTTCTATGGCAGCTGCCTGTGTAAGCGGCTGCTGGAAATACTGTTCCAGCAGTTGCTCTCCTCCTTTCGTTTTTGTACGGTTAAAAAGAGAAAAAACAGAATCGGTTTTATACTTGCCCAATAAGTTAAGGTCCTCCGTAGTCTGCTTATCGGTACAAAACGATTTCACTTCCTTATTCATAGTATTGTGCTTTCTTTCCATTCGCTAAAATGTCCAGGATACCTTCGTTTTGAATGATCAGCATACCATGACGATCCTGCGTTACCCCTTCAGTCAGAACATAAGTGTAAACAGGTATATTGTGCTTCATCACTGTAGGCATATAGGAATATTGAATGTTCCTGCAGTTCTCGCGCAGGTTATCCGCCGCTTCAACAATATGGGTTGATACCAGCATCAGACTGTTTTCCAGCTCCGAATAGAGGGAAGTAACGGCAACAGTAGCTTCATGTGCATCTTTCACATTCGTTCCCCGGAATAATTCATCGAATATGATGATGAGCTTTTTCCCTGCTGCCAGTTCCATCGATACTTTTTTCACTCTCAACACCTCTGCATAAAAATGACTATGTCCCATTTGTATACTGTCAGAAAGATTGATGGTAGTATAAAGTCCATCATTAACCGTAAACTTCATGGAATCAGCAGGGATGGGGAAACCGATATGCGCCAGAAAAACCGTGATACCAAAGGATTTCATCAGGGTTGATTTTCCTGCCATATTAGCCCCCGTGAGGAACAATACACGCCGTGAGGCATTCATTTGTATATCATTTCCCAATGCATCTGGCACCAACGGATGATAAAATCCTTTTATATCCAGTTGCTGATCGCTACCGGGCAGTACTTCCGCAAAAGCCAGTTTTCTTTCCCTGGCAACAGTGGCAACAGAAATATAAATATCTAACCAGTATACATACTCTAAAATGGTTTGCAGCTGATCATAATGGGTAAAGCGGAAGAACCTGTCGCAGGAGGCCATCTGTTCAAAAGATAACCGGCCTTCCATCAGGGAAGCATATGTTAACCTGAATTCCTGATCATCCAGGATAGTCTTTACCTCATTTTGCATTTTTTGAAAAGAAGTACTGTATCTGTTATCAGCAGTTTTTTCCAGGAAAGCGCGTAAATGCGTCAGGCATTCTCCTATTGCCTTCAGGGCTTTTTGTGTGAAGTTCAACCGGGTGTCTACCCCCAACCATTTATTCAGCTTGCTTTCCATGGTCTCGCCATCCGCTCTCAGCAGGGTCCTGCTATCACGATCGGATAAATAAGCCACCATCACCTCAATCCAGACTGCTTCCAGCGGAAAGGCGGAAGAAGACCGGCAGAAGAATTGTATCGTTTCACTCCGGTCCCTGATCTCCGTTTCTCCGGTAGTGGGATAATGAAAGATCTGCTCCAGCTTCGCTGCGCCGCCTGTTGTGTAGGTCCGGTTAAAGAGAGAATAAACAGACTCTTTTCCTTTTTTCCCAAAGATGTTCAAATCATCCAGGGTTTGCTTATCTGCATTGAAGATCATAACTGTTTCTGTTTTTGATTACCTGGCCCTTCTTCTCATCCAAATAAATACACCAATCAAAGCCAGTACCAGCGGGAATCCGATTTTCAACAATCCACCAACCATCTTCCATGATTTGGAATAGTTGAGCTTATTGTCGACGGGTGGAGCCAGGCGCATATCGATAGGCGCTTTGCCATCACTCAGCCAGAAAAAGGCGGCTGCGATCAGGTAATAATTCGCGGCTCTTACTTTCGGTCTGTTGATGCCGAGCTCTTTATTACTCAGCCAGTCTGCATCACCGGTCACCAGTATCTTTTGTTGTTTATCATTCACAGTTCTGCTTAAAGCCATTACAGCAGGATATTCCTGTTCTGATTCTCCTTTTTCAACATCCAGCACAGGTAAATGATCGATCGTATTGAAGCTGTCTTTTTCAAGCCAGACGCCGGATGCAGGCGTTCTGAAAAGCGTAGTGGCCTCAAACCCTTTCGATGGATCAAATTGCAGTACAGAGCTGCCGGCAAGCGCAAGGGAATAAGCCTGTTTCTTCATATCCTCCAACTGAAAAGAGAACTTAACAGCTTCATCGGAAGGCCGCAGGGCAACTACATCGGGTTGAATATCTTTATTGGCATGCACCAGGGTACCAGGCAGGAATGTCACCCCGATCTCTTTGGTGATCTCATTCATTTGTGCAGAAACATCCGGTTCACCTGCAATGATCAGGTTGCCTCCTTTGGCGATATACTTTTCCAGGTTTTGCAGCTCGATGGCGGAATAGGGTTTCCTGGGCTCTGCAATCACCATGATCTGTATATCAGCAGGTACTTCAGACGCCAGGGAGATATTGGTAAAATCAAATCCCTGGTTCAGCATGGAGTGACGGAAAGTTTTTTCCTCTGTTACCATATTATAGCCCCTGTCCTGGTTTGAATTGCTTTGTCGTTCTCCATGTCCTTCCACAAAACCCACTTTCGGAAGTTCCATCACCAGGCGTTTAAGAGCCGCCGTTATCTCGGCTTCGCTGGGATGCACATACATGTCGTTGAAGATGCGCAGGAATGTCTTTTGTCCATTCGCCGCTTCCAATACATGTACATAACGGTATCCTTCACCCGACAGATCTACTTTGTCGCTGATCTCGTCATAGGACTTCACATCAAAGGACCAGTCGTTCAGGATCTTCAGGGAGTCCATTCTTTCTGAATCGGACAGTTCAGGGAAGCGGGTTTCCAGATAGGGATAATTGGCGCGATTGTAGTACAGGGTTTGCTCCAATTTCATATCAGGTTTGAAGCGGAGATATTTTTCAAAACGCTTGGCTTCCTGCTTATAGTTTTTCGGTAATCCATAGAAGTAATACCTGTCCAGCATATTCGCATAGGTATGAATGGTCAGCGGACCTTTCAGCATGTCAACCACTTTCTGACTGTTCTCACTGATCGTATTCACTTTCGAATAAGTGGTATCATAATAAACCTTGAAGGAAGGCAGGGCGCTTACATAGCCAACAAGACAAACCACGATCAGCGTTACTGCATACCTGGAAAAGGTAGCCCAGGCAGAGATCTTCTTTCTTTCAACCTGCAGCTTTATGATAGTGAATGAAACGAAGAGAAGGATCACCATTACAAAATAAAGCAGATCTTCCGAAGTGATCAGTCCTGCAATGAATGTGTTGCTTCTTCCTGAAATAGCGATCCAGTAAGTGATATCCCTCACAAATGCAATATCCTGCCACCAGCTTTTCATCAGGTTCAGCAATGCCAGGATCCCCAGTGTACCAATGGCGGCCACTACCGTATAAGAAGTGATGGACGACATAAAAATACCTACAGCAGTATATGCACAGATCAGCAGGAACAATCCCAGCAGCGCGCAGAGTACAGCAGGATAATCAAAGTTCCCGATGGTGATAGCGCCATGCAATGCAAACATGCTCAGTATTCCGATCAATGTGAATGCAAAAACGATCAGCGCCAGGTACTTTCCCAGAACTATCTGAAAGCTATTGACCGGTGATGAATACAGCAGTTTGATAGATCCGCTGTTGAACTCGCGGCTGATCACTCCCATCGTCAATAATGGAATATATAAATAGAGATAGCCCTGAATGCTGAGAAAGAAGCCATCCATTTGGTTATTGAAAATGGCATAGGTAATATTTTTGGTTGCCTGGCCCACAATATCCCTGTGCGCCATGGCGCCATAAAGATTGGTATATACAATACCTGTCTGAAGTGCAAAAATCACCAGTATCAACCAGGCTACAGGAGAATAAAACAATACCTGTAATTCCGCCTTTGCAATCCGATATGTTGTTTTCATTTATTGTTCTTTTGTTTGACTGCTTAATTTGATCAGGACTTCTTCTTTGAGAGCTCGGCAAAAATATTATCGAGTGAATTTTTGTTTTGTGAGATATGCAACAACTCCCAGTTATTCTCCACAGCGCTTTTCACGATACGTGAGATCACCTCCCTTGAATCGGAAGCATAGTTCACTGTATAGTCGATACCTCCCGTATGGGTTGCATCAACCACTCCGTCGATAGCTGTCAGGTACTGCAGGGAAGGAAGCTGCGCCAGGCTCAAAGAGAGCGAGCTCGGCTGCAGGTAGGTGTCGAAATCCTCCATGGGACCGGAAAAGATCATCTGTCCTTCATTGATCATCCAGATATGCTCACAAAGCGCCTGAACTTCCTGCAGGATATGCGTAGAGAGGATCACTGTTCTTTCTTCAGCGATATTTTTGATCAGCTTCCTTACCTCCAGGATCTGGTTAGGGTCCAGTCCATTGGTGGGCTCATCAAAAATTACAAATTCCGGTTTGTGAATGATTGCCTGTGCAATACCGGCCCTTTGTTTGTATCCTCCTGAAAGATTTTTGATCAGCCTCCTTCTATAGTGAGAGAGATTACATTGTTCCATTACATTTTTTACAGCAGATGGAATTTCTGCTTTGGGTATCATACGCAGGTGCGCACAATAAGTCAGATATTCCTCTACAGTAAGTTCAGGTTGAACCGGGGGCACCTGGGGAAGAAAGCCGATCCTCTTCTTGGCCTCCACCGGATGCGTATCCAGGTTGTATCCCCTGATATATACATTGCCCTTTGTTTGTTTTAATACGCCACACATGATATTCATGATGGTGGATTTGCCCGCTCCGTTAGCTCCCAACAATCCATAAATCCCTTTTTCCATTAATTCAAAGCTGATGTCTTTGATGGCCCATTGTACACTGTACCGATGGGATAGCTGTTCCACTTTTACAATAGATTCGCTCATAAATCCTGAAAGTTTTAAAAAAATGATGCCCTGTATCGTCTGTTATGACGATTCCAATTAAAGCATATATGTAGTTGGAGGATTAACGCATGATACTGTTCTTAACAGTGATATCGGCAATGACTCCCAGGCCCGTCATACGGTGTAGCTCAACGGGGTCGGGCAATGTAAGGGATGCATCGGAAATATTATAGAGAACCACTGTGCCGTCTTCCAGCCCCACTGCCAGTTCAAGGAAATTGTCGCTTTGGCTCATGGCAGTGATCTTACTACCGAAGGAAGTGAAGAGTTTGGCGGCACTACCTGTGATCATGTCATAATAGTACAGGTCTGTATTGCCAGGCCCTCCGGAGAAGAAAATAAAATTCCTGTTCTTGATACCTAAATATTTACTGTCTGCATTTACAAGACTGCTACCGGTAAATGGCTTCCTTGCTTTGGGAGAGAAAGTAATTACCCGATTCAGATTGCGCATGGTAAATGACTGCAGGTAGATCTGCGTTTCTCCCGGTTTCCTCATCAATACCACTCCATCGGTGGAGGCTCCATTTCCGGAATTAGGCAGTTCATTGAAGGAGCCGCCCCAGACATATTCCCAGTCACCCATATGATTGAAGTTGACATGGTCCGCAGGATAAGGAGTTGCAGGCGCCGGGCTCGGTAATGTATCGATAACCACCCACCCTCCTGTTGGATTGGGTCCGTTCAACGAGAGGTAAAGGATCCTGTTGTTCATAGCATCATACATGAAGTTCATCAGGTTGGCATTGGAATATGGATTCCACAGATCGGTGATCTTCATTCCATGCAGCGTGGTCATAGGAATATTCAACCAGGGCATCGAAAAGGGAACAGGTGAATTAGAGAATAATCTCGGATACACCTCTCCGTTTGTATTCACCAGCAGATGGGCATTGGGATAGAAACCCATATTGACGGGGTCGATATTGGCAGGCGCACTACCCGCAAAAGCGTCCCTGAGCTTCAGCCTCTTCTGAAGGCTGTAGGAGTCCAGCTCAACTGTTCCCTGCCCTCCCTGCTGCATTACTACCAGGCTCCATACACCAGTCACCGGATAGTTCTTC
This portion of the Pseudobacter ginsenosidimutans genome encodes:
- a CDS encoding FecR family protein, translated to MIDKKLIEKFLRGECPEDEAAGVLQYLRQHPSVLEEFLPEEEWEKYVSVPATTVDEELYGNIQESIRSGKRKRTMLISLFGAAAAILLFFGIRYISQDNKVAGETELAANSTTETIRKNSTAAAQQITLPDHSIITLSAGSEIRYASDYNVSNRHIYLTGKAEFSVAKDKEKQFTVFCGKVATTALGTRFSVDGNAKTISVVLYEGKVVVKKVKDETIANYLLPGDQISFNIRKEIFEKFRNEGLAAAKSSPKTEMEKGTTVNTRPADAKASQIETGPDENSGHINFQNQNLKKVLDQLAERYNVEIDYPTEISSSINIFISVDTTQTIDKILRNIAAINNLEVKKIADKKFYISK
- a CDS encoding RNA polymerase sigma factor — protein: MSLIDGLKTSNETALRRAFELFQEPLYRYIFDKTRSPELAKEVVQLTFIKLWKYRHSLKAEISLSSVLFRIARTIMIDELRKQKALRKAELHQSGPVQWELVTESVSYNDTLRKLELLIRQMPPVRQRVFRLSRLNCYSYSEIASMLSISTKTVENHIHLALKFIKPFFPVLIFMSGTLLFNIVLL
- a CDS encoding M16 family metallopeptidase, translating into MVINLVSCKDDKVSLTGLDKKILPNDSAVVAGELPNGLRYYIRKNRNPENRAVLYLVNKIGSVHETDAQRGLAHFLEHMAFRGTKNFPGNNVIDFLEKAGVKFGADLNAYTSYNETVYQLPIPTQDSSLLGTGLAILKDWAQHIEITEAGVNSERGIILAEKRQRQGLEQRIREQSLFNLLNGAKYAERSPIGIDSVLKNAKAADLQKFYHDWYRPDLQSIIAVGDFDAEEMEKKIIAIFGDLKKNSNTAQPEEVKIPQIEREHYQTILDEEITNTTIQVLHKYAARDKIKSELDLRNSMIVSLFNTMLANRSNDLRRGAEMPFLSASAKIETLFADLGSASVNVTVNPGEYEKGFKTIMREIRKVKESGFNQHELDRAKASFIEKRDYQFGERSKVTSQNYVTVYVNAFLKNLSYPSAEFYNEFYNLHIRNIGLEEVQAVIEKFYNNKNRDFYVIAPLNEQDQLPGVEELEKWTGEVEKEELVVQEEKKVNKKLMNELPKGGSIVSETTDQEMGITTWKLSNGAKVVLKPTTFRNDQILISAFSPGGSSLYPDKDYQSAIDAVGILSRGGIGDLDLKTLSRVLTGKIMQVNPFISENYEGVNANTSKKDLESSFQLMYLYFTQPRLDKELVGSVLREAKDRAMKRYSKPSNVYADSINAIMFGHHFRKRAAFAERVDMIDPDISLKIYKERFADFSDFTFVLVGSFDLNSIRPMVQKYLAGLPSLNRNEGTNYIQYAYPESGFTKIIEKGKTDRSTVTMILDGKYTDDVNLVGNMTAIRDIVQLKMTERLRGTEHEVYSPGISLSMLDNSKRYELRIGFTCSPAMVEKLTMAAKDELNKLVTNGASPGELTKFKAEFAKSLEVQLKRNEYWTSQICAKLQVGRELKEITEVAKQIEAVSAQSFKEAAKKYLNTGNLKIFVLSPEK
- a CDS encoding MutS-related protein, which gives rise to MNKEVKSFCTDKQTTEDLNLLGKYKTDSVFSLFNRTKTKGGEQLLEQYFQQPLTQAAAIEERQWNIKSLVGKAIVFPVGDQEFGALEQYITSFAPVSKARLFTEVFKRKSKAIAGMREEQEHVNALLTDGLKALLQLRDWFKGTLAGIDSAYLQNLTGRYLPLLENKLLELPEKGIASGNLSVIQQSKYESFLRGSNHEAFNSLLRDCYELDLFLGIAAMIEEKNYSFPVIHHGQNALLKLKGAYHPGLKKAIGNDLQLDARQNLLFLTGANMAGKSTFMKTIGICFYLAHMGFPVPASEMETSVYDGFYSSINLPDNISKGYSHFYAEVLRVKDVAVEVAAGKKLLIIFDELFKGTNVKDAFDATSGVAKAMLDYKQSLFVLSTHIVEVGALLQQEAVGIQYKYMPSLLEAHTTRYTYTLQEGISDDRHGMMIIRQEGIFDLFPSKKLRNS
- a CDS encoding MutS-related protein — its product is MIFNADKQTLDDLNIFGKKGKESVYSLFNRTYTTGGAAKLEQIFHYPTTGETEIRDRSETIQFFCRSSSAFPLEAVWIEVMVAYLSDRDSRTLLRADGETMESKLNKWLGVDTRLNFTQKALKAIGECLTHLRAFLEKTADNRYSTSFQKMQNEVKTILDDQEFRLTYASLMEGRLSFEQMASCDRFFRFTHYDQLQTILEYVYWLDIYISVATVARERKLAFAEVLPGSDQQLDIKGFYHPLVPDALGNDIQMNASRRVLFLTGANMAGKSTLMKSFGITVFLAHIGFPIPADSMKFTVNDGLYTTINLSDSIQMGHSHFYAEVLRVKKVSMELAAGKKLIIIFDELFRGTNVKDAHEATVAVTSLYSELENSLMLVSTHIVEAADNLRENCRNIQYSYMPTVMKHNIPVYTYVLTEGVTQDRHGMLIIQNEGILDILANGKKAQYYE
- a CDS encoding Gldg family protein; the encoded protein is MKTTYRIAKAELQVLFYSPVAWLILVIFALQTGIVYTNLYGAMAHRDIVGQATKNITYAIFNNQMDGFFLSIQGYLYLYIPLLTMGVISREFNSGSIKLLYSSPVNSFQIVLGKYLALIVFAFTLIGILSMFALHGAITIGNFDYPAVLCALLGLFLLICAYTAVGIFMSSITSYTVVAAIGTLGILALLNLMKSWWQDIAFVRDITYWIAISGRSNTFIAGLITSEDLLYFVMVILLFVSFTIIKLQVERKKISAWATFSRYAVTLIVVCLVGYVSALPSFKVYYDTTYSKVNTISENSQKVVDMLKGPLTIHTYANMLDRYYFYGLPKNYKQEAKRFEKYLRFKPDMKLEQTLYYNRANYPYLETRFPELSDSERMDSLKILNDWSFDVKSYDEISDKVDLSGEGYRYVHVLEAANGQKTFLRIFNDMYVHPSEAEITAALKRLVMELPKVGFVEGHGERQSNSNQDRGYNMVTEEKTFRHSMLNQGFDFTNISLASEVPADIQIMVIAEPRKPYSAIELQNLEKYIAKGGNLIIAGEPDVSAQMNEITKEIGVTFLPGTLVHANKDIQPDVVALRPSDEAVKFSFQLEDMKKQAYSLALAGSSVLQFDPSKGFEATTLFRTPASGVWLEKDSFNTIDHLPVLDVEKGESEQEYPAVMALSRTVNDKQQKILVTGDADWLSNKELGINRPKVRAANYYLIAAAFFWLSDGKAPIDMRLAPPVDNKLNYSKSWKMVGGLLKIGFPLVLALIGVFIWMRRRAR
- a CDS encoding ABC transporter ATP-binding protein; translated protein: MSESIVKVEQLSHRYSVQWAIKDISFELMEKGIYGLLGANGAGKSTIMNIMCGVLKQTKGNVYIRGYNLDTHPVEAKKRIGFLPQVPPVQPELTVEEYLTYCAHLRMIPKAEIPSAVKNVMEQCNLSHYRRRLIKNLSGGYKQRAGIAQAIIHKPEFVIFDEPTNGLDPNQILEVRKLIKNIAEERTVILSTHILQEVQALCEHIWMINEGQMIFSGPMEDFDTYLQPSSLSLSLAQLPSLQYLTAIDGVVDATHTGGIDYTVNYASDSREVISRIVKSAVENNWELLHISQNKNSLDNIFAELSKKKS